The Arachis ipaensis cultivar K30076 chromosome B05, Araip1.1, whole genome shotgun sequence nucleotide sequence ACAAGTGAGGTAAtcagaatcaaattaaattatcatAAGGTTTAATTTGTTAATGAAAAATGCTAGGAGTAAAGTATAtacttatttatgtatttttatttataaatttaatttttttttgtataaatagATTTTTAATATGGTATTAGCTTTTTCAAAAGCAAATCTTGTAGTGTTTTTATCCGAATTCAACGAgtaaaatttaatttaagattAGAGTAGATGAGATTAGATTAGAGTTTAGATTGTATTAAGTTAAATTAAAAAGGATATCTTAAAAAGTttgaataatttaatttaagtatgAATAcaatgttaattttatttttgcacAGATAAATTTTTCAACATATTTGTTAGAAATAAAAGAGTAATTTAAAGAAAGAGTTGTCTATTATTGAGTGAGTTGCGAAATGACAAAATATTTTATCTGAATTTTGTAGATTTCCAAATATTGGAATTGATTGATTTAGAACTGTAATACGAGGTTTTTTTTTatcgggcctgctacacatacaagcaataAGACCTTACAAGTGATACAAGCTCCCAACCCACAAACATTCCACACGCGCActgaattatattaaatagagcGTAACATTCACGCGCTCCACTCAAACGGTTACGCTTCGCGTAAACCGCTCCTTAATGGCAGACTCtcccacttcttccacttctcaaagccATTCAGAGAAAAAGCAAACGTTCCATTTTCGAGCATCATTCGATACTGAAGATATACAACTCGTCGCTAAGATTCGAAAATTCCATCAACACAACATAGAACTCTCGATCAAGAATCTCCAGAGGAAACAAAGCTATAATACTCAAGGTACGTTACATTACTATTCCTGTATATTTTTCACATTTCGAAATtgaagaactaggttttactgttcttctacgttgttATACGTTTTACTATTCTTCTTACTCTACGTCTCATTTTACAATTTATcatgttctacttgttctaggttttaatgttattcttggttctatgttacactgttcttcttagttcttctaggtgttactgttcttgttgttctagttcttctggtaactgatttttgggggtatattccgtagtttggtgggtgtatatgaggtaatttgttgggtgtatatggcacaaattgttgggtgtatatttctgaactgatatactgtaatagtcagcagttgcaactgttcttatatttgcttgtccatgggtgtatattgcttgaccttgtatattgatgcatgtttgagtgatatctgactgatatatatgggtgtatctaaatcatatctatgggtgtatctgactgatatctatgggtgtatctgactcatatatatgggtgtatcttgCTGATATCTATgtgtgtatttttcatttcagaaaaaatggcagcGAGAAATCAAGGTGAAAAAAATGTAggaacaaatatatgtcttagatgaaatcagttttatataatagaaatatatatgactataattttgctttgtttacagcaaatcaaagaccttaagtgtgcaacaCATTTGTTAAGTGAGAAATTCAGAAACATGAGCGAGGAGAAGAAAACAATTGTTAGGGATTTGTGATTTGGTGGCCTGATGCACATCCCGCcgctaagggtgcatcaccaaattgtcagatagattctaaggatattgacactgattaatgtaaatgttatatagtcctgtaacaaattgaacacatgctgtaaaaatttttcaattataatccagtttattgtaaaatttctttcaataattaaactctctctggtgtattcaaaatgtatgaattacaggtactataatatgaaggaaaacatcaaaccaaatatacacccataacctgccattttttacacccaaagaaagttgaatatacacccaaaaatctaccccctgatgctttatccctaaaaccctgaaccctaaacacttaaaacctaaACCTTAACCCCTAATCCgtaaaccctaaaaccttaaccgtaaaccctaaaacactaaaccctaatacctaaaacccttaaaccgttgtaaaaaaaataaacagtattttataacataaaaataagattctgaagtatatatatgtatatatatatgtaaaatgtgaaatacaagaaaattcagaaatacacccaaaagaacacTGCTTTTACACCCAAaagaatgcatgctctcgctcctttgtgtgcttctcatccctacccagaagtggtgatccagatagattggaatccatatatgacggtcttcatagagatctgcagaacacacccaaacacagactataaatacacccgaaaaaaattaaatttacacctctgctgcagattttaaacaaacattacctgaaagccacttgttgtccacaagaccaaaattcagcagaaaatcattccaattcctatcaaatgagtctttaagcacacccacgcttctcgcacttctctcgtaatgtaattcttcacatccttttcaataaaatttaactcaCGATGACCCCCGgtagccgcaacaaatgattggtaagttttgcttggtCTAATACCAGCCTCCtcattattctctattgtacgatgaatggacatgcttagttccctgtactgtttgagatattttagatttccatttttcctctctgctacatgtaatcaattgattgttaatctcgtttcccttcctatttgtgctctgaactcttgtagaaaaacctgcagccttgACGTAGctcctgtaaaattttccagcatcttcaagggtggtaaaagtcattccaaccttcgaaacaaactggtcatcaacaacagagagagactgcagaatacaccatgtcaaaaactaaaaatacacccagtcatgtctgatataatacacccgaaccgcaacaactcaactaaaatgacaataaaagccataaactgtaaatacacaggctgcagaatacaccatgtcaaaaactaaaaacacacccaatcatgtctgatataatacacccgaacaacAACAACTCAGCTAACATAACACAAAaagtcataaactgtaaatacacccacacttctcgcaaaaatacacccaaaaaagttctgatctacacccgagcgtctgctataaattccagataattaatcaaaactaatacattacattcaatcgacatattcatgttaacgtgttagtttcacagtcaatgttcacgaattattcagctacacaatgCTATTCAAATGACTGCAACAAAATTCAAAGTAAtcgtatgtaaatcaaacctcaggaacttcgttagattcaaattcataatccacttcgctctgattcagctgacaatatgaggttgaatcatccataatcttcaaaacgagttcaaactttgatttcagaaaacaacaaatcaaatagaAAACGAAGTTGGAGTTGCAGAGAGAGGAACTAACGTAAATGACGAAGAATATACCAGTGAGAAAGGAGGGGAAAAGAACGATCGAGAAGAAGCAGGGAATAGGTgcgagaagaagaacgagcaaATCTCTGTATAAcgaaaacgaagaaggaaacaaatcttttaaatttggtagttagataAAAGCGGGATCTCTAATATAGCGCGTGTATACGACATATGTGTAGCAGCGCGTTTTGGGTTTTATTTgttaatgaacttgtaaagcatataagccattagggcttgtatgcagagcttttctgtTTTTTTATATTGCATATGATGAGTTCTTTTTTTAGCTAATGATAAAACTATGAAAGAATGGgataaaaaaaagatgaaaaatattatattttgtattttttgattgattgaattgaattgtaaaatataaaggtaaaactaaatatatatagagtattgacttatgaaagataaaaataaataaaaataaaataagaataaataaagataagataaagataagataaaataaaataataaaaattaaaattataactaAATTTATATATTCTGTTGGGTTGAATTTGTGTGTCATAAAATTTCTTTATTATTATCATAagttaagataaaaaaataatttaatagctAAGATACTCatgtaattaattattaaaattaaataaagtagACACAAAACATTGTTTCTCGGTGTTTTGGGAAAAAGATTAGATGTTAATTATTGGCTAATGGAACTGAAGAAACACACGTACCAAAAGCtaagagaaagaggaggagaagaattAGAAGATGGAGCTCCTCTGNNNNNNNNNNNNNNNNNNNNNNNNNNNNNNNNNNNNNNNNNNNNNNNNNNNNNNNNNNNNNNNNNNNNNNNNNNNNNNNNNNNNNNNNNNNNNNNNNNNNNNNNNNNNNNNNNNNNNNNNNNNNNNNNNNNNNNNNNNNNNNNNNNNNNNNNNNNNNNNNNNNNNNNNNNNNNNNNNNNNNNNNNNNNNNNNNNNNNNNNNNNNNNNNNNNNNNNNNNNNNNNNNNNNNNNNNNNNNNNNNNNNNNNNNNNNNNNNNNNNNNNNNNNNNNNNNNNNNNNNNNNNNNNNNNNNNNNNNNNNNNNNNNNNNNNNNNNNNNNNNNNNNNNNNNNNNNNNNNNNNNNNNNNNNNNNNNNNNNNNNNNNNNNNNNNNNNNNNNNNNNNNNNNNNNNNNNNNNNNNNNNNNNNNNNNNNNNNNNNNNNNNNNNNNNNNNNNNNNNNNNNNNNNNNNNNNNNNNNNNNNNNNNNNNNNNNNNNNNNNNNNNNNNNNNNNNNNNNNNNNNNNNNNNNNNNNNNNNNNNNNNNNNNNNNNNNNNNNNNNNNNNNNNNNNNNNNNNNNNNNNNNNNNNNNNNNNNNNNNNNNNNNNNNNNNNNNNNNNNNNNNNNNNNNNNNNNNNNNNNNNNNNNNNNNNNNNNNNNNNNNNNNNNNNNNNNNNNNNNNNNNNNNNNNNNNNNNNNNNNNNNNNNNNNNNNNNNNNNNNNNNNNNNNNNNNNNNNNNNNNNNNNNNNNNNNNNNNNNNNAATAAAAATATTAATCAACaccttatttttattctattaaaatataaattttagaatttgaaattttaattttaatacttAGTGTTTAAAATGTGGAGTAAGTATTGATAAAAAATGCTAAATTTTATTAGTAATTTATAAATTTTCTGCCTTCTTCTGTTGAAGAGCCATTTTCCTTCCCACGCAAGAAAGCAGGTACTATATTATTATGACTCATCAGCATTGGCCATTGCATTAATTTAATTATTCAGTTAGTCAATGACTTaacacaaatatttttttattattatttaattattaattattaaaaatataaaataaaatatgttgttgaattattagaccaaaaaaattaaattaatgactaaataataacaaaaaatgataaattctaaaggtcctaatatttttttttccttccccACGAGTCAACCATCAAAACATGATGAAATAATGCACCAcgttaaattataaattaaagtaaaatatcgtttttgtccctattgtttggggtaagttttaaagttgtctctaacgtttcaatcgtcctatttaagttcctaacgttttaaaattgactcaatgttgtcctgccgttagggatccgttaatagaattgacggcgggacaaaattgagacgattttgaaacgttagagacttaaataggacgaaaacgatacataaaaataaattttaatttaattttatcttttaataatattaattttttacacatagtattcaattattttttaattacatataaataaattacacttaatcacgttactttcattttaaatatttttttttataattttaaagaattttgatacattagagacaaaagatataatttatattttattgtatattcctaacgttttaaaatcgtatcaattttgtcccgccgttaattctgttaacggattctTAACGGCAAGAcacattgagtcagttttgaaatgttggggacttaaatagaacgattgaaaccttagggacaactttgagacttaccctaaccgttagggacaaaaacgatactttactctataaaTTAAATCTAAAGATAATAATGGTAGTGTATTTTATGATTAAAAATTAGCTACGTACTCTATTAACTCAAATTACtagatttaaaattatatatttttattaactaTATAATACATTGATTAAAATTACTATTGAGTTACACTTAATTATGCCTATATATGTTCATATGAAGCTCCAATAACTCCCATTATTCACTTAACATAAAATGTCTCATCCTCTATCAAAATCAGCTTCATCGCCATTAAATTCCAACTCCACCATCGACGATCCTTTCAAAAACCTTGGCATAGTTCGAAACCAAGATGGAACTATCACAAGGATCATTCAATATCCAACAACTCCACCAACACAAGACCTAATAAACCCTATTCTGACCAAAGATCTCCCTCTAAATCCTAAAAACAAAACTTGGGTACGCATATTCCTACCCAGAAAGgcacttcaaaatcaaaataactcAACAAAGCTCCCTCTTATAGTTTACTACCATGGTGGTGGTTTCATATACACAAGTGCTTCTTCCACCATCAACCATGACTTCTGCTCTAACATGTCACTCCAACTCTCCGCCGTTGTCGCCTCCGTTGACTACCGTCTTGCCCCGGAATACCGGCTCCCTGCGGCCTACGACGACTCCGTGGAGGCCTTGCATTGGCTAAGAACCACCGATGAAACATGGGTACGTGACTATGCTGATTTTTCTAAGTGTTACATCATGGGTTCTAGTGCGGGAGGGAACATTGCTTACCATGTAGGGCTACTTGTGTCTACAACCGTTAATTCATTTGACTTTGACCCTTTGAAGATCAGAGGGCTTATATTGCACCATCCGTTTTTCGGTGGTTCCCAAAGGACTGAGTCTGAGTTGAGGTCGGTCAACGATCCGGTTCTGCCTATTGGGAACTGCGATCTTATGTGGGAGCTGGCGTTGCCTGAGGGTGCAGGGAGGGACCACTGGTATTGCAATCCAACGGTGGTGGATGATGATGTGTGTTTTGAAGAGATCAAAAGGCTGAGATGGAAGGTCTTTGTTTTGGGATGTTATGGGGACCCTATGATTGATCGCATGGTGGGGTTGGTGGCCATGTTGAGAAGAAAAGGTGTTGAGGTTGTCGATCACTTTGGAGAAGGCCATCATGGGGTTACATATGGTGATCCAAGCCACGAGAAATTCTTCCTTCGAATAAAAGATTTCATAGATATATaaatatagaatttaatttttacttATGGTGAATGaacataaataattatacaaaagaataaataataaaatattttacattattattaatagattaaaattaaactcataaaaatatatgttgaagagtaaattttatttttaatcaagtGTAATGTTACTTAGCTTATATATATAAACTTAATTAGTATCTTATTTTGAAGGGTGTTTActacggtacgatgataaatttatacgtaccgatatatttaaaatatagacAAGTAATAACAAGTTACgtagaatttatttttcacatcagcatttaattttttttaaatatatattatatcaccacttttactaatacacccatttaattaaataaaataaaaaaattttaaaattcaattaatcataattttatttaaacaacaaaacaaaaacatataaaaaaaacaaaaaatcaaatttaCTCTTCATCTGGGTTTCAGAAACCCTCTCGTTGAATCACGCCTCTGAAGATTTTTagtattcttcatcttcttctctcctcttcctattgtctctctctctctctcccgcTAGAGCTCGATCTCTCTCATCTGTCTCACTTTGGCATCGCACTCAAGATCTCTCCCTATCTCCTCTCTGGTCTCGCAATCGAGGTCATCGTCGCGTCATAGAGCATCGCCATCTTGTGCGTTCTAGAGAGCGTTGCCTTCCTTCTGGTTCCAGAGAGCGTCGCCTTCCTCCTGGTTCCGTCTTCCTCGCCATCTTCTTTGCCGTCTTCCTCATTCTTCATCACTGTCGTCAGCCTCTCCCTTCCAGTAATTCCCTCCCTATGATTTCTGTGATTTGAATTATTATAGCATTGGTGTGATTTTTGTAATTAGgataatttggtttgatttatgtGATTTGATATTAGTTGTTAATTTTGACAAATTGTTGAATTCTTATTTTATCTGCATATGTTTCTGAAATTGTGAATgcaatttttttaatagaaaacttAATTTAGATGACAATAGTTTCATTTTTCAAATGCTGCATAGTGTCTTAATGCACATCTAATTTCACAAATTCTAAGTGATGCACCGCAAGATGTTACTTAGCTATTTTCAATCATGAACAAAATCTATGAAAAAACAAATCTCTAAAAATTTTGGTACTAATAGAATCCACCTGAACAGGACAAAAAATAGaacaattcaaaaaataaatctcttcaaaaatttaattttagtgAAGTGGTTGGTGAAACCAAATACTTCACATAGAATACACTTCATTGGCTACAATCTATTACCAAACATCCTTTGACTTAAAAGTTCTTGAATATTCCACAAGTCTTCGGAAAAAACCataaaataatttgataaaaaaaaaatgctcaatgcgAAGACTCTGTGAATTAAAAGTAAACCAAAAACATACTCTAAGGAACCGATATAGTTATGTTCCTTTATCATGAAACTGAATGGACGTGAGTTAAAACCAAAAACATAAAATTTTCCATTAGTTcctgaaaaataataaacttcAAAAGGAAATTCAAATCCTCTGGGTCCATTCTTTCACTATGTCTACTCACTGTACTTTAAACTAGTTAACTGTTGATTacaaactaatttttcaaaattttataaaaatcgaAGGAAAAAACTTCTTTTGGTAAAGGATTGGATGCTATATTCAAACACAGTCTCTTATTCATGTTTCCTCTTACTTCTTTTTTAGTATAATATCTGTAAATGCACCTTTTTTTTGcgctcttttttcttcttccttttaatttctaaa carries:
- the LOC107641495 gene encoding probable carboxylesterase 120; this translates as MSHPLSKSASSPLNSNSTIDDPFKNLGIVRNQDGTITRIIQYPTTPPTQDLINPILTKDLPLNPKNKTWVRIFLPRKALQNQNNSTKLPLIVYYHGGGFIYTSASSTINHDFCSNMSLQLSAVVASVDYRLAPEYRLPAAYDDSVEALHWLRTTDETWVRDYADFSKCYIMGSSAGGNIAYHVGLLVSTTVNSFDFDPLKIRGLILHHPFFGGSQRTESELRSVNDPVLPIGNCDLMWELALPEGAGRDHWYCNPTVVDDDVCFEEIKRLRWKVFVLGCYGDPMIDRMVGLVAMLRRKGVEVVDHFGEGHHGVTYGDPSHEKFFLRIKDFIDI